AAACCATACTCATTGACATTTCCAGATTCACGGTCTGGGCAGGACTTAGTTGTTAAGGACTGATGGACAAAACGACAAAGCAAATGCGAAAGTGGttacaaagtgaaaaatgggGCCAACAAAGGAAGATCAACCAACGTTAGCTGACAATTTAGTATACCCATGTATAAAATCGTCATGACGCAAACGCTTACCTGCATTGGTGATAGTCCTAACGGGAGTCCAAGGATGAACGTGAGCATTATTGGGAAAATTTCAGGCCAGAGATGTGCAAAAGTGTAGGCCAGGGATAACCTGGAAAGTAGGTATTGATTACTTTGAAGCAGCAGACGAGGAGAATCACTGCCGGGTTATATTTTATCTATGAGGTATCAATAACTGGAGACTACGTctttaaaaacaatttcaaaatgaaaacaagtaGCAAGTAGTAAATACATAGACCCAGAGGGAAGGACCACTATTAGTTGGTAAATTTTAGATCTAAGATCACCTCAGGTTATCGAATAGCAGTCGACCCTCTTCGATACCCATTACAATTGATGCAAAATTGTCATCCAATAGCACAATATCAGCAGTTTGTCTTGCAATGTCACTACCTTAATAGAAATCTATTTGGcttaagaaagagaaaaaattagccATGATCAGATCTTACCGCACAACCCCATAGCAATGCCCACGTTAGCGTGAGCAAGCGCTGGAGCATCGTTAACTCCCCCTCCAGTGACCGCTACAGTTTCACCACGTCGTTGCACTTCTTGCACTATCAGTAATTTCTGTTCGGGATTTGTCCTTAAAAGAGCGAAATCTGCTCAGTGTAATAGTATAATagttgacaaaaaaagaattaccaATGGTTTTATAATGAGCACTTCCTAATTATATAGTTGAATCTCGATGATATTTTTCGCATATGTGTTTGGGTTTTTGTCCCATCATCTTTGAATTTTATAAAGATAATTTACTGTTGCGGTTAGTTATTTTCGTTAGAAAATTTGATAGAGCAGAGACAATAACAGAAgcaatattttaaatataattaaatcaaCAACAATATATAACATTAGATATAATTAAGGCGAAAAAACAATCAGTCTCACCTGGCAAATACTATATATTTATGTCTGAGCAGTATATCCCACTCAATTTGATCATAATCCTGTAACTGCTCTCCGGTAACCACACACCAATCACGACTTGGGTTAGGCTTCGGTTGGGATTGTGAGATCGATGAGTTCGAACCCTAGGAGATGAAAGTTTCAGTCATGGCATGATACTGTAACCATATCAGAGCAGAGCGGATCTGCGAGGGAAACAGATTGTACTCTTCAGAGGATTAGAATCAGAATTGAAAATACAATAGAGAATACATCTATAATGGTCGACCGTATTGATTTAGGAAATATTTGTCTGTCCCACTACCATCTTTtcaaaggaatcaccccacgaatctggcgtagtaccgattttcgttggagtttacctatatcgggtcgtagattatgtatacACGGGTGGTTTCCCTCATTTCTACCTGTATCCCTGCAAACAGACGGCtccagaacgctgtttcttacgacgtcctctattgcaacggcCACTCTTGCGCCCTGCCCCGCCTtcaattcgtcgaaaatccatttggACGCCCCGATGGGCAATTCACCgacaaatcgcaggcggggcggggcgcaaaggtggcgcgttctagTAGAAGTCGTCGTGAGAAACAGCTTTCCGgtgtcgtccgtttacactgatacagggaggtATGAAACCTATGAACCTAGGATATACAGGACCTGCGGCCAGATTTCTCCACGAAATTCTTCCAACCGAAGTATGATCTGGTCCTCGTCCCTTTTGAAAGGGAAGCGATCGAGCAAATCGAAGATTAACCTGAGAACAAGTGACACAGATAATCTTGGAATTGGTTGATGTTAGGGCTATCATGGACAAATCCAACAAGTTCATATCACAGATGCATGATATCACATAGCGCTGATAAATCACTCTTCACAACCGAACGTCTCAGTCAGTTTTTACCATTCGCGCGTAGCAACTGGTCTATTAACGTCTTCAGTGGTAAGTGGCAGATTCTGGAGCGATATTGGTGCACATATCGAGGATCAACGGCTCCAAAACTGAGCAAAAGCTCATTTGCAGTCTCAATATTGCATTTCTCGTCTTCAGATGCGCGTATTCTACGTCGTAAAAGCGTTGCAAATAGTAGTGGCTGCCGTGGTGATCTTCCGACTGTTGCACATCGGCAACTTTTGTGAGACCCGTCATATTCACGTGAGTACTTACAAAGATGGTCAGTTCACACCCTTAAAGAGCCCGTTTCAGTCTCGAAGCGAATGTTTGGGTGCCATGAAACTCGCAATACCACCTCTGAATTCGGTATGTCCAGCTCATGCGATCTGCATAGAACTAATTCTCAGTAACTAGTGAGAAAgggcttcgaaaaaaaaaagccgacaGATATTAACCCTTCTAACAGTCACCCACCTCTGCAGGCGCAATCCCTGTAGATTAGTTTGTGTCTGCGCACTAAGAGAGCTTTTTCCTAGGATCTCAGCATAGGTGATGCTGAAAAAGCTGCGACGGCCGGTAGACTAATACGGCCGCGAAGAACGGTTGTGGTGAGTGAGAATACCATACCTTATTATAATACGATTATGGTAACTAGCAAAGAACGGTTAGTCGAGAGTTTCCACCAAAAAAAGACACCCAAAATCGAATTGAAATAAGCTGCACTTCATACTAGGCTAGATGGAACTTTTGGTATGCTCtgtggcctgacgtttcgacactTACGTCTCTATCAGAGGCTTGAAATTGTCGTTTTATTTGCTAATTCTAATTCGGATTACCAAATATCTTATCCGGAAGGTTATGCACAATTGGTAAAAGGTGTGACTGgacgatcgatggtttgaagacgtcctagtgccaaccaagcctttcattcctgcTGAGTTGAGAAATTGTTacgagacttgtctggaagaattGGGGCACTAATTTGACTCGTTGGCTGGTCCCTGCATGGAATTATATAAGCCAAGAAACGAAATCCTCAACGACTCCTAATCgcagtaaaatgcgttggcgcactCTGGCGCACTGATACGCTTTATCCTTACATTGGCACTTTATCCCCCAAATGAGGCAGGTGAAGCCGCCCTTCCATTATCATCCTAGATGCGGGTGACACATACACAACTGCAGTGAGTGTCAGCTTTGGTGCGGATCATCTCCGATACAATACGGTGTGATTGCGCTTGCCCCGTTTGCAGAATTCTCTTCAATAAACTTATGTTAACGTCAGCAGAGAAGTCAGGGAGAGAAGATATATTTGGTTGTCTGAGCAGCGAATAGATTGGCATTTCTAAGTCTCCGAAGAAGACGTAGGTGTCGAACCGTCAGACCAAAAAGCATAGTAAAAGTCCCACCTAGCATCCTGTGAGCTACCGTATATTTTAGTTCTATTCTATACAAAGAATGCCAAGGTTCAAGGACAAGAGAAGATGTAATTTATTACGGTCAGAATTAAGTAGGAAAGTTTGAGGTGGATATGGTTATATTGCGCTAATAGTCGCAACTGTAAATAACGACAAAAGGGGCGGCTGCCGACAGAGTACATGTCCGCattagaaatagaataatcGTATCATTCCGAATGCaccagattttctttttttgcatatgGCGTAACTCAAATGAAGGCATCTGGAAGCTTCGATAGGTTCCACATTTTGCTGCGTTCACCACTCTAAACAATTTTACAAAAGTGTTACGTATTTCTggataaatcgaaaaaaaaacagcatataGAGACCCGTATGTAACTGCTACGTATCTACAGTCTTCAAACAAAACATGAATTCAGAGTATATGCGCCCTTAGTATCCATAGGCGATTGCAGTGCCGCCGAACTGTGGTGTTTTGGAGGCTCAATAATGGTTGTTCCAACACACTGTggatttttacattttccatCGTTACTAGgggcaagaagaaaaattgtgtttatCTCGTTTTCATGAGGACAAAACTTCAAAGAACggtgttttgaaaatattgcttGAAATACAGGAGTGAATGTACAACAAAATGGAACTTTTATCCGGTTCAAAGTGGATCTAACATACAccattcttcttctccttcctttTACACAAGAATGGATTGAAAAGCACACAAGAATAGAATTTCTCAGAGTGATCATCAGTTAAAAATCTGCTCGTTTCAGatactaacaaaaaaagaccTTACTCTAGAAGAGGTCCACGAAGAAAATACAAGACGACGCAAAGGAATGCTGAATAGTTTGGAAGAACCAAAACAGGAAAAAGTTGCTAAGACTGAGGATCTCTCAAAAGCTATTGTCGCACCAAAAGCTGAAAGCCACGTCGCTCACAATGATTCAGCATCAGTGCCACCGAAAGCAAAGGTCGAGCCAATTGTGGAGAACGACAAGGATCGCGATGAGAAGCATGTTACTGAGGAAGTGAAGAGGAGAATAATAAAGAAGGCGGTGAGAATTGAGCCCTTGATCGAGAGGGAAAGTAAGGAGGCAGATGATAAGGCGGAACAACCACCGAAATCCGATACACCTGAAGCAAAGGAACACTCGAAACCGGAAACACCTAAAGAACACTCGAAACCCGAAACACCTCAGGCAGAAGGACAGTCGAAACCTAAAACACCCGAAGcaaaagaacattcaaagGAGGAAAAAGTAGTTAAGGATCAACATGACCttaaaacaatagaaattaagaaaGAGAACTCCAAAGAGAAGGAGACGAACGTCAAGCCAAcggtggaaaaagaaaagattgtgGCAAAGGCAGCCACTCTGAAACCAGCGGAGAAAGTCACCGAGCATGTTCCTACGAGGCCACCAACAGTCAAACTAGTGAACACTGTCCTAAACTGTTTGGAGGTAAGCACCCACAattcaaaaacattcaaaaaattaatgaaactGCTCGTattttctgcgaaaaaaaaggacgggCGAGCGTTTTTGGCAggtaaaactcaaaaaaaaaaactaattcaaGATTAAAACTGTACCGGGAGTCAAAtctctcaaaataaaaaaaaacgaattactTTCAATGTTTTAGTTCTGATGCGGTCGCGTTCACCAGTAGACAACTATCCAAATAGATGGacgtaatttttcttctcaaaaagagCTTCAGTTCTGAAAACGTCAAAATATTGTGGTTTTTCGCATGAAATACGAGCAGCATTGTAGATCCCCTTGGAATCCCCATAACTTAGAACGGACATGTCTCAGAGCAGTGTGCAAGACGTCCTCGGTTTCGGTGACATCGACCTGTCGCAAAGTTTCGCGCTTCGACTTCCTCTCGCTTGCCTTATCGTGAGTATGATTGGAACAGGCGCTAGCATGGTACACACCTTTACGAATCTATCCAGACCACGAAGAGTACGTTTCGCTTAAGAAAGTTGATTCCGGCAACCACaatctttttgaaagaaattggtTCAGTGTCGGACATTTTTGGAGAATGTGGCGCAAATTGTACTCTGGAGTGTCTCTGGCTTCGCACTGTTCCTTTTACGTCAAGATTGGGAGACGACGTGGAACAATTCAAGTGCCGGGACATTTGAACCTGACTATCCTACCGCATGGTATTGTTCAGAGGTATGAGACAGTACTTATAGTTTGCAAAAACAATACTACATTAAAACCGTCTGGTTTCACCATTCCAGCTTATTTGCTACGTGATGATTGTCGTGTTTCTCATAGAAACATACTTCTACGACTACTGTTTCTATAAGATCTATGTCGAAGAGAGCGTCGGCAATTATACGGTAGGCGAAACACTTGCACAGATGTTCACTAACAACAACCACTCACTAACCCAATTCAGGTTGTTGATCGACCTGACTATGGGAATTCGATCTATAGCAGTACCTTGGAACCAACTGAAAATATCGCGCTGTAACTCATTATTGATCGATCGTATAGTTTGATAAATATGATCGTGTGGAACGAATTACAAAAACTGATGTAAAAGCTCAAAACGATGTTCTTTTCCGCATTTGTAACTCGTTAGAGAAAATATCATTTCAAATCCTCAAGTAAAAAGGCAGGTTTGGAGGTTTATGGTTAATTTCAGATTGAGTTGTTCTGTAGCTACAACTTCTATTCAAGACAAACAATAAATGAGTTAgtggaaaaaggaacaaatagATAGAAAAGCCTATATGGGACAGAGTGAGtgacaaaaagaagaggaatggAGGACTGCTACAGCATCACTCACCTTTCCATTCGCGTCACCTATCAAACCAATCTGTGTTGCTACCGCCTTTGCGGTTGTAGGATGGTCACCAGTAACCATGAAAACCTAGATGGTCAAGATAGAGACATTCCTCCAAATTATATTAGCAGGACGACTACAGATAGaggagagaacaaaaaatatccaaacAAAGGGAAAGAAATGGCAAATTTGCCTTGATTCCGGCCCCTTTGCACTGTTGAATGGCGGCAGCTGTTTCCGGCCTGGAAACTGGGACAATTCCTCACTTatacttttttcgattttcgattCAAAATTCGCATTTTTGCAAAGCTTACCTTGGAGGATCCATTATGGCAGCCATCCCAAGGAAAACAAGATCTTCTGGCCAACGATCCTCGCCGGAACCAAATTTAGCGTTTATAGAAGCATTGAAATGAGCTTGGGCAAAGGCGATCACTCTTCGTCCAGAACTGCCCAGTGATTCCCATGCTGTCTGAAACAACGCCGCGTTGATCCTTTGCGTAGCGCTGATAGTCTTCACTAAAACACCTGACAATCCTGTCTGAACTTATCGTCAACGTCAACAATGTCTTTCTGAACACGAGCCTTCTTACATTTCCCTAAAATCACTTCCGGCGCACCTTTCATCATTACCACATATCGCGCTTCTTTCTAAATTTCATTACTTTGTTAAAATAGTACAAGACTTGAGAACAGGAGTACCCACTTCTCTCAGCTCGGGAAGATTTTCAGGGCACTGCACATCAGCCAAACATCTACAGACAACAAGTTGCCATCGACGGATTGAATTGAATGGAATCTCATGCACTGACTGAACAAGACGTAATAGCGACAGTTcataatttcaattcaattacAGTGAAGGATAGCGTAAAAAATGTACACGTCATTGTATTGGaagaaattaatggaaaaa
The Necator americanus strain Aroian chromosome I, whole genome shotgun sequence genome window above contains:
- a CDS encoding hypothetical protein (NECATOR_CHRI.G1714.T2), with translation MIWSSSLLKGKRSSKSKINLRTSDTDNLGIALINHSSQPNVSVSFYHSRVATGLLTSSVMRVFYVVKALQIVVAAVVIFRLLHIGNFCETRHIHSRSECLGAMKLAIPPLNSILTKKDLTLEEVHEENTRRRKGMLNSLEEPKQEKVAKTEDLSKAIVAPKAESHVAHNDSASVPPKAKVEPIVENDKDRDEKHVTEEVKRRIIKKAVRIEPLIERESKEADDKAEQPPKSDTPEAKEHSKPETPKEHSKPETPQAEGQSKPKTPEAKEHSKEEKVVKDQHDLKTIEIKKENSKEKETNVKPTVEKEKIVAKAATLKPAEKVTEHVPTRPPTVKLVNTVLNCLESSVQDVLGFGDIDLSQSFALRLPLACLIVSMIGTGASMVHTFTNLSRPRRCRTFLENVAQIVLWSVSGFALFLLRQDWETTWNNSSAGTFEPDYPTAWYCSELICYVMIVVFLIETYFYDYCFYKIYVEESVGNYTVVDRPDYGNSIYSSTLEPTENIAL
- a CDS encoding hypothetical protein (NECATOR_CHRI.G1714.T1) — its product is MRVFYVVKALQIVVAAVVIFRLLHIGNFCETRHIHSRSECLGAMKLAIPPLNSDLSIGDAEKAATAGRLIRPRRTVVILTKKDLTLEEVHEENTRRRKGMLNSLEEPKQEKVAKTEDLSKAIVAPKAESHVAHNDSASVPPKAKVEPIVENDKDRDEKHVTEEVKRRIIKKAVRIEPLIERESKEADDKAEQPPKSDTPEAKEHSKPETPKEHSKPETPQAEGQSKPKTPEAKEHSKEEKVVKDQHDLKTIEIKKENSKEKETNVKPTVEKEKIVAKAATLKPAEKVTEHVPTRPPTVKLVNTVLNCLESSVQDVLGFGDIDLSQSFALRLPLACLIVSMIGTGASMVHTFTNLSRPRRCRTFLENVAQIVLWSVSGFALFLLRQDWETTWNNSSAGTFEPDYPTAWYCSELICYVMIVVFLIETYFYDYCFYKIYVEESVGNYTVVDRPDYGNSIYSSTLEPTENIAL